One window from the genome of Desulforhopalus sp. encodes:
- the rpsK gene encoding 30S ribosomal protein S11 produces the protein MAVAKKRKVKKNIPEGIVFIYSTFNNTIVTISDKQGNVVSWCSAGVLGFKGSRKSTPFAAQNALTDAAKKATDIGMRKVEVKVKGPGPGREAALRALITSGLEVSRIYDVTPVPHNGCKPPKRRRV, from the coding sequence ATGGCTGTCGCTAAAAAGAGAAAGGTAAAAAAGAATATTCCTGAAGGTATAGTTTTTATATACTCAACCTTTAATAATACAATTGTCACCATTTCCGACAAGCAGGGTAACGTTGTTTCTTGGTGTAGTGCTGGTGTATTAGGTTTTAAAGGTTCACGAAAATCGACTCCTTTTGCTGCTCAAAATGCTCTCACAGACGCTGCAAAGAAGGCCACTGACATTGGAATGAGGAAAGTGGAGGTGAAGGTAAAAGGACCTGGGCCTGGCAGAGAGGCGGCGCTGCGAGCATTGATAACTTCAGGATTAGAAGTCAGCCGTATTTACGATGTAACCCCTGTTCCGCACAATGGATGTAAACCTCCAAAACGTCGTCGAGTATAA
- the rpsD gene encoding 30S ribosomal protein S4 — translation MARNIGAACRRCRRENLKLFLKGDRCFSDKCSFERRAFGPGQHGQAKFKKQSDYAVQLREKQKVKSMYGMLEGQFRLFFEKAEKQRGVTGENLLVMLERRLDNTVFRVGFASSRNQARQLVRHNHILVNGRKVNIPSFLVSSGDVISLKEKSRANSMIVENFEAVIRRGVPSWLELDKDNFKATLKALPNREEVTMPIQERLIVELYSK, via the coding sequence TTGGCTAGAAATATTGGTGCTGCATGTCGTCGTTGCAGAAGGGAAAACTTGAAGTTGTTTCTGAAAGGTGATCGATGTTTTTCAGATAAATGCTCCTTTGAAAGAAGGGCATTTGGCCCTGGGCAACATGGCCAGGCTAAATTTAAGAAGCAATCTGATTACGCTGTGCAGTTAAGAGAAAAACAAAAAGTAAAGAGCATGTACGGTATGCTCGAGGGGCAATTCCGACTGTTTTTCGAAAAGGCTGAAAAACAGCGTGGAGTAACTGGCGAGAATCTGCTCGTTATGCTCGAGAGGAGGCTAGACAATACCGTATTTCGTGTTGGCTTTGCTTCTTCGCGAAATCAGGCTAGGCAACTTGTTCGTCATAATCACATTCTGGTGAATGGACGAAAAGTTAACATTCCTTCCTTCTTAGTTTCTTCTGGGGATGTCATTTCACTAAAAGAAAAAAGTCGTGCTAATTCAATGATTGTTGAAAACTTTGAGGCGGTCATCAGGAGGGGAGTACCAAGTTGGCTTGAACTGGATAAAGACAATTTTAAAGCCACCCTGAAGGCTCTTCCCAATAGAGAAGAGGTAACGATGCCCATCCAAGAAAGACTAATCGTTGAACTCTATTCAAAATAA
- a CDS encoding DNA-directed RNA polymerase subunit alpha: MTQAADEKIPFHRNWNELIKPEKVEVDKEKHTDTYGKFICQPLERGFAATIGNSLRRILLSSIQGAAITSVKIEGALHEFTSMKDILEDVSEIILNLKLVRLKLLSAEPRKVIIEKTGPGTVYAKDINSSGYVEVMNGDQAICTLTGPINFHAELTVEWGKGYQPAEKMDKENLSIGQIPIDAIFTPIKKIQYVISQARVGQQTDYDKLTLEIETDGSLRPENALAYAAKILKEQMSIFINFDEEGAEPDVPSESGRDNEPLNPFLDKPVEDLELSVRSANCLKNADINFIGDLAQKTDQEMLKTKNFGRKSLNEIKALLSEMDLTLGMKFDNWVPPSHRGDKEESKA; the protein is encoded by the coding sequence ATGACTCAAGCCGCTGATGAAAAAATTCCATTTCACCGCAATTGGAATGAGCTTATAAAGCCCGAAAAAGTTGAGGTTGATAAGGAGAAGCACACTGATACTTACGGTAAATTCATATGTCAGCCTCTAGAGAGAGGATTTGCCGCAACGATTGGTAATTCACTGCGCCGGATACTTCTTTCTTCTATCCAAGGTGCGGCTATTACCTCAGTGAAAATAGAAGGAGCTCTTCACGAGTTTACCTCGATGAAGGACATTCTTGAGGATGTGAGCGAAATTATTCTCAATCTGAAGTTAGTGAGGCTGAAACTCCTTTCCGCTGAGCCACGTAAGGTTATTATTGAAAAAACTGGTCCGGGTACTGTGTATGCAAAAGACATCAACTCTTCTGGCTATGTTGAGGTAATGAACGGTGATCAAGCTATCTGTACTCTCACAGGGCCAATTAATTTTCATGCTGAATTAACAGTTGAGTGGGGAAAAGGATATCAGCCGGCTGAAAAAATGGATAAAGAAAATCTTTCGATTGGGCAAATTCCTATTGATGCCATTTTCACTCCCATCAAGAAAATCCAATATGTGATATCCCAAGCACGGGTTGGTCAGCAAACTGATTATGACAAGCTTACTCTTGAAATTGAAACTGATGGCAGTCTAAGACCTGAAAACGCACTTGCCTACGCTGCAAAAATTCTCAAAGAGCAGATGTCAATCTTTATTAACTTTGATGAAGAAGGTGCTGAGCCAGATGTTCCCTCTGAGTCCGGGAGAGATAATGAGCCACTTAATCCTTTCCTGGATAAACCGGTTGAGGATCTCGAACTGTCTGTACGGTCTGCCAATTGTTTGAAAAATGCTGATATTAATTTTATTGGTGATTTAGCTCAGAAAACAGATCAGGAAATGTTGAAAACTAAGAACTTTGGCCGGAAGTCTCTTAATGAAATTAAAGCGTTACTCTCTGAAATGGATCTCACTTTAGGTATGAAATTTGATAATTGGGTTCCACCTAGTCATCGTGGTGATAAGGAAGAAAGCAAGGCTTAA
- the rplQ gene encoding 50S ribosomal protein L17, whose translation MRHRKAGKRLGRTSSHRLAMFRNMVSSLFEHERIITTTEKAKEVRPIAERLITLAKRGDMHARRQALGYVRSKAIVEKLFTEIKDKFAGRNGGYTRILQTGVRKGDAAGMAIFELVGYEEVIEPPKVES comes from the coding sequence ATGAGACATAGAAAAGCCGGGAAAAGATTAGGTCGAACCAGTTCACACAGATTAGCGATGTTTAGAAATATGGTTTCATCACTTTTTGAACATGAGCGTATTATTACAACTACTGAAAAGGCAAAAGAGGTTCGACCAATTGCTGAGCGGCTCATAACTCTTGCTAAAAGAGGTGATATGCATGCCCGAAGGCAAGCCTTGGGCTATGTTCGCAGTAAAGCAATAGTTGAAAAGTTGTTTACTGAAATTAAGGACAAATTTGCTGGAAGAAATGGTGGGTATACTCGTATCCTTCAGACAGGTGTAAGAAAAGGGGATGCTGCGGGGATGGCTATCTTTGAACTAGTTGGGTATGAAGAGGTTATAGAGCCTCCTAAAGTAGAAAGCTGA
- a CDS encoding YkgJ family cysteine cluster protein: protein MSENKQFPDGMVPLGDTVFNFECHKGLECFTLCCRNVDMILYPYDIIRMKTALNIDSSEFLRRHTILVQGDNPFFPTVKLKLADNESKSCPFLSDSGCNVYPDRPTACRTYPLERAVERNREDRFARDFYFKTSHSYCLGHSEKRTHSVNSWIRNQKLFEHNLINDLWTEIDTLFSTNPWKGEGAAGEKQQLAFLVCYNIDEFRRFSQKNRLIGYFQLEKDVRRNIEKDDCELLKFGFEWLKLIFSGVSSLIKK from the coding sequence ATGTCAGAAAATAAACAGTTCCCGGATGGGATGGTACCACTTGGCGATACTGTTTTTAATTTTGAATGCCATAAAGGCTTAGAGTGTTTCACCTTGTGTTGTCGAAATGTAGATATGATTTTATATCCATACGACATTATAAGAATGAAGACTGCACTAAATATTGACTCAAGTGAATTTCTTAGAAGGCATACTATTCTTGTCCAGGGAGATAATCCATTTTTCCCTACGGTAAAATTAAAGCTTGCCGACAATGAATCTAAGAGTTGCCCTTTTCTTTCTGACTCTGGGTGCAACGTTTATCCTGATCGGCCAACTGCATGCAGGACTTATCCTTTAGAAAGAGCGGTGGAGAGAAATCGAGAAGATAGATTTGCCCGAGATTTTTATTTTAAAACTTCACATTCCTATTGCTTAGGCCATAGTGAGAAACGAACACACAGCGTGAATAGCTGGATAAGAAATCAAAAATTGTTCGAACATAACCTTATAAACGACTTATGGACAGAAATTGATACACTTTTTTCAACCAACCCATGGAAAGGTGAAGGAGCCGCAGGTGAAAAGCAGCAGCTCGCATTTTTAGTATGTTATAACATTGACGAATTTAGAAGATTTTCTCAAAAGAACAGGCTTATAGGTTATTTTCAACTTGAAAAAGATGTGAGGCGCAATATAGAAAAAGACGATTGTGAGTTATTAAAGTTTGGTTTTGAATGGCTGAAGCTTATTTTTTCCGGAGTAAGCTCGCTAATAAAAAAATAA
- the rpsB gene encoding 30S ribosomal protein S2, with protein sequence MTNVTVRDMLQAGVHFGHQTRRWNPKMKSFIYGPRNGIYIINLDITKRLFEKAYDFISQEIKRGGTLLFVGTKRQAQEIIREEARRCGMYYVDHRWLGGMLTNFQTIKNSIDRLKSIESMQADGSINRFPKKEILIMEKERVKLERNVGGIKDMRSLPSVIFVIDPRKEDIAVSEAVKLGIPVVAITDTNCDPDGIDFLIPGNDDAIRSIRLISHHIAEAVLAGQAMRDGDEASEDAVAAAMGDAGTEMADASDKIDE encoded by the coding sequence ATGACAAATGTAACGGTTCGCGATATGTTGCAGGCTGGTGTCCATTTTGGACATCAAACAAGAAGATGGAATCCCAAAATGAAATCCTTTATTTACGGTCCTCGTAACGGGATTTACATTATAAACTTGGACATTACCAAGCGTCTTTTTGAAAAAGCGTATGATTTTATTTCACAAGAAATCAAGCGTGGTGGTACTCTGCTTTTTGTCGGTACCAAGCGACAGGCGCAAGAAATTATAAGGGAAGAAGCACGACGGTGTGGCATGTATTATGTCGATCATCGTTGGCTTGGTGGTATGCTTACTAACTTTCAGACCATTAAAAATAGCATTGATCGATTGAAGTCCATTGAATCGATGCAAGCTGATGGATCGATAAACCGCTTCCCCAAGAAAGAAATCCTTATAATGGAAAAGGAAAGGGTTAAACTTGAGAGAAATGTTGGTGGCATAAAAGATATGCGCAGTCTGCCCTCCGTGATATTCGTTATTGATCCGCGAAAAGAGGATATAGCAGTCAGCGAAGCGGTCAAGCTTGGTATACCTGTTGTTGCTATTACCGATACAAACTGTGATCCCGATGGGATTGATTTCCTCATCCCAGGTAACGATGATGCTATACGATCAATTCGTCTTATTAGTCACCACATAGCCGAGGCGGTTCTCGCTGGACAAGCAATGCGTGACGGCGATGAAGCATCTGAAGATGCAGTTGCCGCAGCAATGGGTGATGCTGGGACAGAGATGGCGGATGCCTCAGATAAGATTGATGAGTAG
- the tsf gene encoding translation elongation factor Ts has translation MAITTKMVKDLRDKTQAGMMDCKKALENTNGDMEKAVDLLRQKGLAVAAKRANRATSEGVVATYIHAGGKLGVMVELGCETDFVAKNEDFREFAKDIAMHIAAANPISISRDEVPAAVVAREKDIFVQQALESGKPAAIVEKMVTGKIEKFLAEVALLEQNFVKNPDLSIQDLLNELIGKMGENISIKRFARFQVGTE, from the coding sequence ATGGCCATTACTACGAAGATGGTAAAGGATCTGAGGGATAAAACTCAAGCTGGAATGATGGACTGCAAAAAGGCCCTCGAAAACACCAATGGTGATATGGAAAAGGCTGTAGATTTGCTCAGGCAAAAAGGTCTTGCAGTTGCAGCTAAACGTGCAAATAGAGCCACTAGCGAGGGTGTCGTCGCCACGTACATTCATGCCGGAGGGAAACTCGGAGTTATGGTTGAACTCGGATGTGAAACAGATTTCGTTGCCAAAAACGAAGATTTTCGTGAATTTGCTAAAGATATCGCCATGCATATTGCCGCCGCCAACCCTATCTCGATCAGCAGAGATGAGGTCCCAGCAGCTGTTGTAGCGAGGGAAAAAGATATTTTCGTGCAACAGGCATTAGAGTCAGGTAAGCCTGCAGCGATTGTTGAGAAAATGGTGACCGGCAAAATCGAGAAATTTCTTGCCGAAGTTGCGCTTCTTGAGCAAAATTTTGTGAAAAATCCAGATTTGTCGATTCAGGACCTACTCAATGAGTTGATCGGTAAGATGGGTGAAAATATCTCTATCAAAAGATTTGCTCGATTTCAAGTTGGTACGGAATGA
- the pyrH gene encoding UMP kinase: protein MTGKLKYHRLLLKLSGEALMGGDSFGINTQVLEFVASEVKEVVAAGAELGLVIGAGNIFRGVAGASKGMDRTTADNMGMLATVMNSLAMQDALERIGVITRVMSAIPMQSVSEPYIRRRATRHLEKGRVVIFAAGTGNPYFTTDSAGVLRALEIDAEIVVKATKVDGVYDRDPFLDKSAVKYESLTYDEVLQKGLRVMDAAGIALAKEDNLPIMVLNMAVPGNILRVAQGENVGTLITA, encoded by the coding sequence ATGACAGGAAAGTTAAAATACCACCGATTGTTATTGAAACTAAGTGGTGAGGCTCTCATGGGCGGAGATTCTTTTGGTATCAACACTCAGGTTCTTGAATTTGTTGCCAGTGAAGTAAAAGAGGTGGTTGCTGCAGGAGCGGAATTGGGTTTGGTGATAGGTGCCGGCAACATCTTCAGAGGAGTAGCCGGGGCAAGTAAGGGCATGGATCGCACAACTGCTGACAATATGGGCATGCTGGCGACTGTTATGAATAGTCTTGCCATGCAAGATGCGCTAGAGAGAATTGGCGTTATCACTAGGGTGATGTCCGCAATACCTATGCAGTCGGTTTCTGAACCTTATATTCGTAGGAGAGCTACTAGGCATCTGGAAAAAGGTCGTGTAGTTATTTTTGCCGCAGGAACTGGTAACCCTTATTTCACCACTGATTCCGCCGGTGTTCTTAGAGCCCTGGAGATTGATGCCGAAATTGTTGTTAAGGCAACCAAAGTTGATGGAGTATATGATCGCGATCCTTTTCTTGATAAAAGCGCAGTTAAGTATGAAAGCCTTACGTACGATGAAGTATTACAGAAAGGATTACGAGTGATGGACGCCGCCGGAATTGCATTGGCAAAGGAAGACAACCTCCCTATTATGGTTCTCAATATGGCGGTTCCAGGGAATATTCTTCGTGTTGCTCAGGGCGAGAATGTCGGTACGCTCATTACCGCTTAA